The window ctctccaacctgtCCTTTGTGGACATCTGtttcacctccaccaccatcccaAAGATGCTATGGAATGTGAAATCTCGTTAAAAGTGTAAAACTCATGACCCTTATGATAAAAGCTGGTTGGGGAAAAAATTCCACATTATGGAATTATACCTTCAATGGGCTATACAAAGTACACAAAATATCAAATTAATATTTGAACCAGACAATGTCAAATTAATATTTgacaacaaaatataaatttgaaacaCCATTTTGAATATGTGAGTAAAACAAGTTTGTGTGAAAATTAACCATGTTATAGCCTTTCTTTCCAGAAGTCACCTTCCTGCATGGAACCAGACAATGATACGCAAATTCTAGaatttctccttctgggactttcAGAGGAAGTAAAAGTACAGCCCCTCATATTTGGGCTTTTCCTCTCCATGTACCTGACCACTATGTTTGGAAATCTGCTCATCATCTTGGCCATCACTTCAGATGCCCACCTGCACacacccatgtacttcttcctctccaacctgtCCTTTGTGGACATCTGtttcacctccaccaccatcccaAAGATGCTATGGAATATCTGGACACAAAGCAAAGTTATCAGCTATAAAGAATGCATCacacagatttattttctcatccTCTTTGCAGTGTTGAACATCCTCCTCCTGAccgtgatggcctatgaccgctttGTGGCCATTTGTCAACCTCTCCACTACACAGTCATCATGAACCCCCAGCTCTGTGGACTACTGGTGCTGATATCCTGGATCATAAGTGTCCTGAATTCCTTATTACAAAGCTTAATGGTGTTGCGACTGTCCTTCTGCACAAACATTGAAATTCCCCACTTTTTCTGTGAACTCAATCATATGGTCCAACTTGCCTGTTCTGACACCTTTTTTAATAACATAGTGATGTATTTTGCAGCTGTCCTGCTGTGTGGTGGTCCCTTCTTTGGTATCCTTTGTTCATATTCTAAAATAGTTTCCTCTGTATGCAGAATCTCATCAGCTCAGGGGaaatataaagcattttccaCCTGTGCATCTCACCTCACCATCgtctctttattttattgtacGATGCTTGGAGTGTACCTTAGCTCTGCAGCTACCCACAATGCACACTCAAGTGCAACAGCCTCGGTGATGTACACAGTCATCACACTatgctgaaccccttcatctaTAGCCTGAGGAATAAAGACATGAAGAGGGCTCTGAAAGAATTGTTTGTGAAGGGAACTATATAAAGGTCAATTGTAAAACTGAAGAAGTACCTAAGATTGAAGAGGTCaaagctttggagtcagataTTGTGACTGTTTGATCAGACTATGAAAGCAGAACttgctacttttattttcttgaatttccatttctttgatttcAACTTTTCTATATTAACTTGTAGCTCATTTTAATaagctttcttcttcctttgataTCCAGCAAATTTTcccttgttt is drawn from Bos mutus isolate GX-2022 chromosome 7, NWIPB_WYAK_1.1, whole genome shotgun sequence and contains these coding sequences:
- the LOC102274794 gene encoding olfactory receptor 7A17 — translated: MEPDNDTQILEFLLLGLSEEVKVQPLIFGLFLSMYLTTMFGNLLIILAITSDAHLHTPMYFFLSNLSFVDICFTSTTIPKMLWNIWTQSKVISYKECITQIYFLILFAVLNILLLTVMAYDRFVAICQPLHYTVIMNPQLCGLLVLISWIISVLNSLLQSLMVLRLSFCTNIEIPHFFCELNHMVQLACSDTFFNNIVMYFAAVLLCGGPFFGILCSYSKIVSSVCRISSAQGKYKAFSTCASHLTIVSLFYCTMLGVYLSSAATHNAHSSATASVMYTVITLC